A window of the Lolium perenne isolate Kyuss_39 chromosome 7, Kyuss_2.0, whole genome shotgun sequence genome harbors these coding sequences:
- the LOC127300975 gene encoding uncharacterized protein, which translates to MGSASASSLPISAGAGENLVLILDFGSQYTHLITRRVRQLGVLSLCVSGTTPLSSLAGLRPRAVILSGGPHSVHAPGAPSFPEGFLDFTADAGAHVLGVCYGMQLLVQSLGGAVEAGERQEYGDMEVEVTTRSSALYGEGEAGKRQSVWMSHGDEVVKLPEGFKVVSRSVQGAIAAIEHQEKRYYGLQYHPEVTHSPQGIETLRRFLFDVCGIKADWKMQDVLDEEIKTIQSMVRSDEHVICALSGGVDSTVAATLVHNAIGDRLHCVFVDNGLLRYKEKERVMLTFDSDLHLPVTCIDASEQFLSQLKGVKDPEEKRKIIGREFIAVFDKFAQMLEEKIGKRPEYLVQGTLYPDVIESCPPPGSGRTHSHTIKSHHNVGGLPVDMKLKLIEPLKLLFKDEVRKLGSILNVPESFLKRHPFPGPGLAVRILGDVTEGNALEVLRQVDEIFVQAIKDAGLYDTIWQAFAVFLPVQTVGVQGDQRTHSHAVALRAITSEDGMTADWYYFERQFLVDVVKKICNNVRGVNRVCQDITSKPPATVEWE; encoded by the exons atgggctccgcttctgcctcctcgcTCCCGATTTCCGCAGGCGCCGGCGAGAACCTGGTCCTCATCCTCGACTTCGGATCGCAGTACACCCACCTCATTACCCGTCGCGTCCGACAGCTCGGAGTCCTCTCCCTGTGCGTCTCCGGCACCACCCCGCTCTCCTCCCTTGCTGGGCTACGTCCCCGCGCTGTCATACTCTCCGGCGGACCCCACTCTGTCCACGCGCCGGGCGCGCCCTCCTTCCCCGAGGGATTCCTCGATTTCACCGCCGACGCAGGTGCACACGTTCTGGGCGTCTGCTACGGGATGCAGCTCCTCGTGCAGTCCCTCGGCGGCGCCGTCGAGGCCGGCGAGCGGCAGGAGTACGGCGATATGGAGGTTGAGGTAACAACGCGGTCCTCAGCTCTTTATGGTGAGGGGGAGGCAGGGAAGCGACAGTCGGTGTGGATGAGTCATGGCGACGAGGTCGTCAAACTGCCTGAGGGGTTCAAGGTCGTGTCCCGCAGCGTGCAGGGCGCGATTGCGGCCATCGAGCATCAGGAGAAGCGGTATTATGGACTACAGTACCACCCGGAG GTGACACATTCGCCCCAAGGAATTGAAACACTGCGCCGCTTTCTTTTTGATGTTTGCGGGATTAAAGCTGACTGGAAGATGCAAGATGTGCTGGATGAGGAAATTAAGACCATCCAAAGTATGGTTCGTTCTGATGAACATGTGATTTGTGCGTTATCTGGAGGAGTTGATTCAACAGTTGCGGCCACTCTTGTTCACAATGCGATAGGGGATAGGCTTCACTGTGTTTTTGTGGACAACGGTCTATTAAG ATACAAGGAGAAGGAACGAGTTATGTTAACCTTTGATAGTGACTTGCACCTTCCCGTAACATGTATTGATGCCTCAGAGCAATTTCTTAGCCAGTTAAAAGGAGTCAAAGACCCAGAGGAGAAAAGGAAGATTATTGGCAGGGAATTCATAGCTGTCTTTGACAAATTTGCTCAGATGCTAGAAGAGAAGATAGGAAAAAGACCTGAATATTTAGTTCAAGGAACATTATACCCTGATGTGATTGAATCATGCCCACCTCCTGGGAGTGGGAGGACACATTCCCACACCATCAAAAGCCATCACAATGTAGGTGGTCTTCCTGTAGACATGAAGTTGAAGCTCATTGAACCACTGAAGCTCCTATTCAAGGACGAG GTACGGAAGTTGGGAAGTATCTTAAATGTCCCAGAGTCATTCTTAAAGCGACACCCATTTCCTGGGCCTGGTCTTGCTGTACGTATCCTAGGTGATGTTACAGAAGGCAATGCTTTGGAGGTTCTTCGTCAG GTAGATGAGATATTTGTTCAAGCCATTAAAGATGCAGGCCTCTATGATACAATTTGGCAAGCTTTTGCTGTGTTTTTGCCTGTCCAAACAGTTGGGGTCCAGGGTGACCAGAGAACTCACTCGCATGCTGTTGCTTTACGGGCAATTACCAGTGAGGATGGCATGACTGCAGATTG GTATTATTTTGAACGCCAGTTCCTGGTAGATGTGGTGAAGAAGATCTGCAATAATGTGCGCGGCGTTAACCGTGTTTGTCAGGACATAACATCAAAACCACCTGCCACGGTGGAGTGGGAATAG